The following coding sequences lie in one Zingiber officinale cultivar Zhangliang chromosome 2B, Zo_v1.1, whole genome shotgun sequence genomic window:
- the LOC122048713 gene encoding uncharacterized protein LOC122048713, translating to MSSSAPPVKKTRKNAPGARLDPAWKHGKEIDAAAKKVQCKYCNVIRAGGIYRLKHHLACTRKDVEPCPQVSDEVRKEMLELIRCKSEDSSKRTKRKFSSSLESIDGDEVEQFGSMDEFVTKKIGGLKGKQTTLNGKWKKHERNEVCQTIARWFYTSAIPFNAVNNPFFSKMVEQIGEFGRGLKLPSYYEIRDTFLKREVVETLNVIQKYKEEWSKTGCTIMSDGWTDQRKRTMCNFLVNSPSGTVFLSSVETTDISKTADKIFEMLDDVVEKVGEENVVQIVSDNAANYKAAGKLLMEKRKNLFWTPCAAHCLDLMLEDFNKHDPMQKETIARAKLVVSYIYSWGTVVNWMKEFTKGKELVRPGVTRFATSYLTMRRLLELKGELIAFFASEKWRGSSHAKKKKGQEICNIIFDTQNFWPNVELCLKIASPLIKVLRMVDSDDKPAMGFLYKAIEHAKEEIKANLRSAKKRYEPVYAVIDKRWESMLSQPLHAAGYYLNPQYHYSQTFQIDVNVKRGLYECMARIVPNVTDRDKIDQQLDRFRMEKGLFGIENAIRSRNTKSPADWWHSFGDDCPELQRFSIRVLSLTCSSSGCERNWSTFEMVHSKRRNRLAQKRMNDLVFVMYNLRLREREREREKQKMMNVEKDPFENFPSDDEWITEIEDPVLPKDNEWLRILDENQNHDTTDEEENDEVEVIASHIMRTIDETPSESRGKRKQVNQMHNFHLVNEEENVDGLNVINEDVVQMPKVDESVKIVGHNEDYGFGDICYGFENDF from the exons ATGTCTTCGTCCGCTCCTCCTGTGAAGAAAACCAGAAAAAATGCTCCTGGTGCTCGTTTGGATCCAGCATGGAAACATGGCAAGGAAATTGATGCTGCAGCAAAGAAGGTTCAATGTAAGTATTGTAATGTCATTCGTGCTGGAGGGATTTATCGATTAAAGCACCACTTGGCTTGCACACGTAAAGATGTTGAACCATGTCCTCAAGTCTCAGATGAGGTTAGGAAAGAAATGCTTGAGTTGATAAGATGTAAGAGTGAAGATTCTTCAaaaagaactaaaagaaagttTAGTTCTTCATTGGAATCAATAGATGGAGATGAAGTTGAACAATTTGGTTCCATGGATGAATTTGTTACTAAAAAAATAGGGGGATTGAAGGGAAAACAAACAACTCTAAATGGGAAGTGGAAAAAACATGAGAGGAATGAAGTTTGTCAAACTATAGCTCGATGGTTTTATACCAGTGCTATTCCATTTAATGCAGTGAATAATCCTTTCTTTTCTAAAATGGTTGAACAAATAGGAGAATTTGGGAGAGGATTAAAACTACCTTCATATTATGAGATAAGAGACACCTTTTTGAAGAGAGAAGTGGTTGAAACCTTGAATGTTATTCAAAAATATAAGGAAGAATGGTCAAAAACTGGTTGCACTATTATGTCAGATGGCTGGACTGATCAAAGAAAGAGAACAATGTGTAATTTTCTTGTTAATAGTCCATCTGGAACTGTGTTCTTAAGTTCAGTAGAAACAACTGATATTTCAAAAACTgctgataaaatatttgaaatgttGGATGATGTTGTTGAAAAGGTAGGGGAGGAAAATGTTGTGCAAATTGTTTCAGATAATGCTGCTAATTACAAAGCAGCTGGGAAATTGTTaatggagaaaaggaaaaatttgttTTGGACTCCTTGTGCTGCCCACTGCTTGGATTTGATGTTAGAGgattttaacaagcatgatccaATGCAAAAGGAAACAATAGCAAGAGCTAAATTGGTGGTCTCCTATATTTACTCTTGGGGTACAGTTGTTAATTGGATGAAAGAGTTCACAAAAGGCAAGGAGTTGGTTAGACCCGGTGTTACTCGTTTTGCCACGTCATATTTAACTATGAGACGCCTTCTTGAATTGAAAGGTGAGCTAATTGCTTTTTTTGCATCTGAAAAATGGAGAGGCAGCTCACATGCTAAGAAGAAAAAAGGACAAGAAATCTGCAACATCATTTTTGACACTCAAAATTTTTGGCCAAATGTTGAATTGTGCTTAAAGATTGCATCACCACTTATAAAGGTTCTGAGAATGGTTGATTCTGATGATAAGCCAGCTATGGGTTTTCTCTACAAAGCAATAGAACATGCAAAAGAGGAGATTAAGGCAAATTTAAGGAGTGCTAAAAAGAG ATATGAGCCCGTTTATGCTGTTATTGATAAGAGATGGGAAAGCATGCTTAGTCAGCCATTACATGCTGCAGGCTATTATTTGAATCCTCAATATCATTATAGTCAAACTTTTCAAATAGATGTGAATGTCAAGCGTGGACTTTATGAATGTATGGCCAGAATTGTTCCTAATGTTACTGATCGAGATAAAATTGACCAACAATTGGACAGATTCAGAATGGAAAAAGGATTATTTGGCATTGAAAATGCTATTCGATCAAGGAACACAAAATCACcag CTGATTGGTGGCATTCTTTTGGGGATGATTGTCCGGAGTTGCAAAGATTTTCTATTAGAGTTTTAAGTTTGACATGCAGCTCTTCAGGATGTGAACGGAATTGGAGTACATTTGAAATG GTACATTCAAAAAGGAGGAACCGTTTAGCGCAAAAAAGGATGAATGATTTGGTTTTTGTGATGTATAACTTGAGATTAAGAGAAAGAGAGAGGGAAAGAGAAAAACAAAAGATGATGAATGTTGAAAAAGATccatttgaaaattttccttctgaTGATGAATGGATAACAGAGATAGAAGATCCTGTATTACCAAAAGACAATGAATGGTTGAGAATTTTAGATGAAAATCAAAATCATGACACTACAGATGAGGAGGAAAATGATGAGGTTGAAGTCATTGCATCACATATAATGAGGACTa TTGATGAAACACCTAGTGAATCTCGTGGAAAGAGAAAACAAGTCAATCAAATGCACAACTTTCACTTAGTTAATGAAGAAGAGAATGTAGATGGTTTAAATGTGATCAATGAAGATGTTGTTCAAATGCCAAAAGTGGATGAATCTGTTAAAATTGTTGGCCACAATGAAGATTATGGATTTGGAGATATTTGCTATGGATTTGAGAATGACTTCTAA